From Linepithema humile isolate Giens D197 chromosome 8, Lhum_UNIL_v1.0, whole genome shotgun sequence, one genomic window encodes:
- the HDAC6 gene encoding histone deacetylase 6 isoform X2 → MAESAVSSDLFTAAKQLADSEIELIKTIENSSACQRSVTNMFASVKKTKKSGKSRNVRPSAALLAAKRQAAQRQLLEKKSSNNFVMDIYQRALDTYKMMRKETGLVFDRSMAEHECLWDPNYSECPARFTRVLQRCEDLGLVQRCKLIEPRMATESEILTKHSQKQIDILKATDGCADSENLELLSSKYDCVFVHPSTYKLSLLAAGSAINLVESICKGEVQNGMAIVRPPGHHAMESEYCGYCFFNNVAIAATAALNSNLASRILIVDWDVHHGQATQQMFYNDPRVVYFSIHRYEHGEFWPNLRESDFHYVGENLGEGYNFNIPLNKTGMTNADYIAIFQQVLLPMAYEFSPDLVLISAGFDAAIGDEKGEMLVTPACYAHLLSSLLSLAAGKVAVILEGGYCLKSLAEGAALTLRTLLGDPCPILQTLDLPSSSIRDTILNVIYAHRPYWKCYQYQDTHSVNSVTHNKEEIANRHVIIVTYKGSEVKPDKYDTRNCYPVQSTEVFDAMDKKLNDLILFTNLRKAPHKVCIVYDDKMQKHCDISDNTHPEKPVRISSIYKSHEEHGLLERCYLLQGRSATMEELCLVHSKDYIDSIKRTSTLKLKELQKQASDYNSVYLHPDTWSSACISAGSLLQVVDAVLNGESQSGVAIIRPPGHHAEEDTACGFCIFNNVAVAATYAVQFHHLKRVLIVDWDVHHGNGTQSIFEEDPKVLYISVHRYDNGSFFPNSKAANYTSVGLNAGERFNVNIPWNKKGMGDAEYIAAFQQVVMPIAYQFNPELVLISAGFDACIGDPLGGCQVSPELYGHLTHWLSSLANGRVILSLEGGYNINSISHAMTMCTKSLLGDPLPVLDPGLIPCTSAINSINNVLKTHKRFWPNLQYGMSLPKENILPKLKTANKLEEQGRNVEKQKRTESKIALEVIESEKLELNLAIDKNCLNLVTDEEILKLTNEVENIKIKNSELDAGRSEAGEITRSSRKSEAKSLDVSQSIQQCVNESNQPRSSQQRSSSTHESRDDEGAASLQPETRSTLMEYLSDNLQALTAGEMFAVMPLRDCPHLFTVNEVPSGGIDVTAPCMECVSTAENWICLQCYTVHCARNVNQHAMQHAEECEHPITLSFSDISVWCYGCEAYIDNPRLYAARNAAHQSKFNEELPWTYSETSVNVS, encoded by the exons ATG GCTGAATCTGCAGTGAGCTCAGATTTATTTACTGCTGCCAAACAGTTAGCAGACAGCGAGATTGAGCTTATAAAGACAATTGAAAATTCTAGCGCATGCCAAAGAAGTGTTACAAATATGTTTGCAAGtgtaaagaaaacaaaaaaatctgGGAAATCAAGAAAT GTTCGTCCGTCAGCCGCGCTATTGGCTGCTAAACGACAGGCGGCGCAGCGACAGTTGTTAGAGAAGAAATCCAGTAATAACTTCGTAATGGACATATACCAGAGAGCACTCGATACGTACAAAATGATGCGAAAGGAAACTGGCCTCGTGTTTGATCGAAGCATGGCAGAACACGAATGCCTTTGGGATCCTAATTATTCCGAGTGCCCAGCCAGATTTACGCGAGTCTTGCAGAGATGCGAAGATTTGGGCCTGGTGCAGCGATGTAAGCTTATCGAGCCAAGAATGGCCACAGAAAGTGAGATCTTGACGAAGCACAGTCAAAAGCAAATTGACATTCTGAAAGCGACCGATGGCTGTGCGGATTCTGAGAACTTGGAGTTGCTGTCCTCCAAATATGATTGTGTTTTTGTTCATCCG TCTACGTACAAATTATCTTTACTGGCTGCGGGCTCGGCGATCAATTTGGTAGAAAGTATTTGTAAAGGCGAAGTGCAAAATGGCATGGCTATCGTCAG GCCACCAGGTCATCATGCAATGGAATCGGAGTACTGCGGTTATTGCTTCTTCAACAATGTAGCTATTGCAGCGACGGCAGCTTTGAATTCTAATTTGGCGagtagaattttaattgtggATTGGGATGTTCATCACGGACAAGCGACGCaacaaatgttttacaatGATCCACG TGTAGTCTATTTTTCGATACATCGTTATGAACATGGCGAATTCTGGCCTAATCTGAGGGAATCTGACTTTCATTACGTTGGAGAGAATCTCGGAGAGggttacaattttaatataccaTTAAATAAAACTGGAATGACGAACGCTGATTACATAGCAATTTTCCAACAAGTTTTATTGCCAATGGCTTACGAA tTTTCTCCAGATCTCGTTCTTATTTCCGCCGGATTCGATGCCGCTATCGGCGATGAGAag GGTGAGATGCTGGTAACTCCAGCGTGTTATGCGCATTTACTGTCGTCACTATTGAGTCTGGCAGCTGGAAAAGTCGCCGTGATTTTAGAG GGTGGTTATTGCCTGAAATCTTTAGCAGAAGGTGCAGCTTTGACCTTAAGAACTTTATTGGGCGATCCGTGTCCCATTTTACAAACACTTGATTTACCATCATCAAg TATACGGGACACTATTTTGAACGTGATCTATGCACACAGACCGTACTGGAAGTGTTATCAGTATCAAGATACGCATAGTGTCAATAGTGTAACTCACAACAAAGAGGAGATTGCCAATCGACATGTAATTATAGTCACGTACAA AGGCAGTGAAGTTAAACCAGACAAATACGACACTCGAAATTGCTATCCTGTACAGAGCACGGAGGTTTTCGATGCCATGGACAAAAAATTGAACGACCTGATACTAt ttACAAACTTGCGCAAAGCGCCGCATAAAGTGTGCATTGTCTACGATGATAAAATGCAGAAGCATTGCGACATTTCTGACAACACACATCCAGAGAAACCAGTTCGCATCTCCAGCATTTATAAGAGTCATGAAGAGCATGGCTTGCTGGAACGATGTTATTTGCTACAA gGAAGAAGCGCAACAATGGAAGAATTGTGCTTGGTTCATTCGAAGGATTACATCGACAGTATCAAGAGAACATCAACTTTAAAACTCAAGGAGTTACAGAAACAAGCATCGGACTACAATTCCGTGTATCTTCACCCTGATACATGGTCGAGCGCTTGCATATCTGCTGGCTCTCTTTTGCAAGTGGTGGACGCAGTTTTGAATGGGGAAAGTCAATCCGGAGTGGCCATCATAAGGCCGCCTGGTCACCATGCCGAAGAAGACACTGCGTGtggattttgtattttcaataacGTGGCGGTGGCTGCAACTTACGCTGTACAATTTCATCATCTAAAGAG GGTACTGATAGTAGACTGGGACGTGCATCACGGAAACGGGACGCAATCTATATTCGAGGAAGACCCGAAAGTTCTTTACATCTCCGTTCATCGTTACGACAACGGCAGCTTCTTTCCGAACTCGAAAGCGGCCAATTACACGAGCGTCGGTTTAAACGCGGGCGAAAGATTCAACGTAAACATACCGTGGAACAAG AAAGGAATGGGAGATGCGGAATATATAGCTGCTTTCCAGCAAGTCGTGATGCCCATCGCTTATCAATTTAATCCAGAGCTAGTCTTGATTTCTGCTGGATTCGATGCTTGCATAGGCGATCCACTCGGAG GCTGCCAAGTGAGTCCGGAGCTCTACGGCCATTTAACTCACTGGCTCTCATCTCTGGCTAACGGTCGCGTAATCCTCAGTCTTGAGGGAGGCTATAACATCAATTCCATCTCCCACGCTATGACCATGTGCACCAAGAGTCTGCTGGGCGATCCTCTGCCTGTGCTGGATCCTGGTCTGATCCCGTGCACTAGTGCAATCAATTCCATTAACAACGTGTTGAAGACTCATAAGAGATTCTGGCCCAATCTGCAATATGGAATGTCCTTGccgaaagaaaatatacttcCCAAACTTAAGACAGCCAATAAACTTGAAGAGCAAGGAAGAAACGTGGAGAAGCAGAAACGCACCGAATCGAAGATCGCTTTGGAAGTAATCGAAAGTGAGAAACTGGAGTTGAATTTGGCGATCGATAAGAACTGCCTGAATCTCGTGACGGACGAGGAGATTTTGAAGCTGACGAACGAAGTGgagaacattaaaattaagaattccGAACTGGACGCGGGGAGAAGTGAAGCGGGCGAGATCACGAGGAGTTCGAGAAAGAGCGAGGCGAAAAGTTTGGACG TTTCACAGAGTATACAACAATGCGTAAACGAGTCGAACCAGCCGAGAAGCAGCCAGCAAAGAAGTTCCAGCACACACGAGAGCCGCGATGACGAGGGTGCGGCATCTCTGCAACCTGAAACGCGTTCTACCCTCATGGAATATCTCTCTGACAATCTTCAG GCACTGACGGCAGGGGAAATGTTCGCAGTGATGCCCTTGCGAGACTGTCCGCACTTATTTACAGTCAATGAGGTTCCTTCGGGCGGAATCGACGTGACTGCTCCGTGCATGGAATGCGTCAGTACCGCGGAGAATTGGATCTGCTTACAGTGTTACACTGTGCACTGCGCTCGTAATGTTAATCAGCACGCCATGCAACATGCGGAGGAGTGTGAACATCCCATTACACTCAGCTTCAGCGATATTTCTGTCTGGTGCTACGGTTGTGAGGCGTACATCGATAATCCT CGATTGTACGCTGCAAGAAACGCGGCTCATCAAAGCAAGTTCAATGAGGAGCTTCCTTGGACTTATAGCGAAACTAGCGTAAACGTATCTTAA
- the HDAC6 gene encoding histone deacetylase 6 isoform X1, translated as MAESAVSSDLFTAAKQLADSEIELIKTIENSSACQRSVTNMFASVKKTKKSGKSRNVRPSAALLAAKRQAAQRQLLEKKSSNNFVMDIYQRALDTYKMMRKETGLVFDRSMAEHECLWDPNYSECPARFTRVLQRCEDLGLVQRCKLIEPRMATESEILTKHSQKQIDILKATDGCADSENLELLSSKYDCVFVHPSTYKLSLLAAGSAINLVESICKGEVQNGMAIVRPPGHHAMESEYCGYCFFNNVAIAATAALNSNLASRILIVDWDVHHGQATQQMFYNDPRVVYFSIHRYEHGEFWPNLRESDFHYVGENLGEGYNFNIPLNKTGMTNADYIAIFQQVLLPMAYEFQPNLVIVSAGYDAALGCPEGEMLVTPACYAHLLSSLLSLAAGKVAVILEGGYCLKSLAEGAALTLRTLLGDPCPILQTLDLPSSSIRDTILNVIYAHRPYWKCYQYQDTHSVNSVTHNKEEIANRHVIIVTYKGSEVKPDKYDTRNCYPVQSTEVFDAMDKKLNDLILFTNLRKAPHKVCIVYDDKMQKHCDISDNTHPEKPVRISSIYKSHEEHGLLERCYLLQGRSATMEELCLVHSKDYIDSIKRTSTLKLKELQKQASDYNSVYLHPDTWSSACISAGSLLQVVDAVLNGESQSGVAIIRPPGHHAEEDTACGFCIFNNVAVAATYAVQFHHLKRVLIVDWDVHHGNGTQSIFEEDPKVLYISVHRYDNGSFFPNSKAANYTSVGLNAGERFNVNIPWNKKGMGDAEYIAAFQQVVMPIAYQFNPELVLISAGFDACIGDPLGGCQVSPELYGHLTHWLSSLANGRVILSLEGGYNINSISHAMTMCTKSLLGDPLPVLDPGLIPCTSAINSINNVLKTHKRFWPNLQYGMSLPKENILPKLKTANKLEEQGRNVEKQKRTESKIALEVIESEKLELNLAIDKNCLNLVTDEEILKLTNEVENIKIKNSELDAGRSEAGEITRSSRKSEAKSLDVSQSIQQCVNESNQPRSSQQRSSSTHESRDDEGAASLQPETRSTLMEYLSDNLQALTAGEMFAVMPLRDCPHLFTVNEVPSGGIDVTAPCMECVSTAENWICLQCYTVHCARNVNQHAMQHAEECEHPITLSFSDISVWCYGCEAYIDNPRLYAARNAAHQSKFNEELPWTYSETSVNVS; from the exons ATG GCTGAATCTGCAGTGAGCTCAGATTTATTTACTGCTGCCAAACAGTTAGCAGACAGCGAGATTGAGCTTATAAAGACAATTGAAAATTCTAGCGCATGCCAAAGAAGTGTTACAAATATGTTTGCAAGtgtaaagaaaacaaaaaaatctgGGAAATCAAGAAAT GTTCGTCCGTCAGCCGCGCTATTGGCTGCTAAACGACAGGCGGCGCAGCGACAGTTGTTAGAGAAGAAATCCAGTAATAACTTCGTAATGGACATATACCAGAGAGCACTCGATACGTACAAAATGATGCGAAAGGAAACTGGCCTCGTGTTTGATCGAAGCATGGCAGAACACGAATGCCTTTGGGATCCTAATTATTCCGAGTGCCCAGCCAGATTTACGCGAGTCTTGCAGAGATGCGAAGATTTGGGCCTGGTGCAGCGATGTAAGCTTATCGAGCCAAGAATGGCCACAGAAAGTGAGATCTTGACGAAGCACAGTCAAAAGCAAATTGACATTCTGAAAGCGACCGATGGCTGTGCGGATTCTGAGAACTTGGAGTTGCTGTCCTCCAAATATGATTGTGTTTTTGTTCATCCG TCTACGTACAAATTATCTTTACTGGCTGCGGGCTCGGCGATCAATTTGGTAGAAAGTATTTGTAAAGGCGAAGTGCAAAATGGCATGGCTATCGTCAG GCCACCAGGTCATCATGCAATGGAATCGGAGTACTGCGGTTATTGCTTCTTCAACAATGTAGCTATTGCAGCGACGGCAGCTTTGAATTCTAATTTGGCGagtagaattttaattgtggATTGGGATGTTCATCACGGACAAGCGACGCaacaaatgttttacaatGATCCACG TGTAGTCTATTTTTCGATACATCGTTATGAACATGGCGAATTCTGGCCTAATCTGAGGGAATCTGACTTTCATTACGTTGGAGAGAATCTCGGAGAGggttacaattttaatataccaTTAAATAAAACTGGAATGACGAACGCTGATTACATAGCAATTTTCCAACAAGTTTTATTGCCAATGGCTTACGAA TTTCAACCGAATTTGGTAATTGTGTCAGCTGGTTATGATGCGGCTCTGGGTTGTCCAGAG GGTGAGATGCTGGTAACTCCAGCGTGTTATGCGCATTTACTGTCGTCACTATTGAGTCTGGCAGCTGGAAAAGTCGCCGTGATTTTAGAG GGTGGTTATTGCCTGAAATCTTTAGCAGAAGGTGCAGCTTTGACCTTAAGAACTTTATTGGGCGATCCGTGTCCCATTTTACAAACACTTGATTTACCATCATCAAg TATACGGGACACTATTTTGAACGTGATCTATGCACACAGACCGTACTGGAAGTGTTATCAGTATCAAGATACGCATAGTGTCAATAGTGTAACTCACAACAAAGAGGAGATTGCCAATCGACATGTAATTATAGTCACGTACAA AGGCAGTGAAGTTAAACCAGACAAATACGACACTCGAAATTGCTATCCTGTACAGAGCACGGAGGTTTTCGATGCCATGGACAAAAAATTGAACGACCTGATACTAt ttACAAACTTGCGCAAAGCGCCGCATAAAGTGTGCATTGTCTACGATGATAAAATGCAGAAGCATTGCGACATTTCTGACAACACACATCCAGAGAAACCAGTTCGCATCTCCAGCATTTATAAGAGTCATGAAGAGCATGGCTTGCTGGAACGATGTTATTTGCTACAA gGAAGAAGCGCAACAATGGAAGAATTGTGCTTGGTTCATTCGAAGGATTACATCGACAGTATCAAGAGAACATCAACTTTAAAACTCAAGGAGTTACAGAAACAAGCATCGGACTACAATTCCGTGTATCTTCACCCTGATACATGGTCGAGCGCTTGCATATCTGCTGGCTCTCTTTTGCAAGTGGTGGACGCAGTTTTGAATGGGGAAAGTCAATCCGGAGTGGCCATCATAAGGCCGCCTGGTCACCATGCCGAAGAAGACACTGCGTGtggattttgtattttcaataacGTGGCGGTGGCTGCAACTTACGCTGTACAATTTCATCATCTAAAGAG GGTACTGATAGTAGACTGGGACGTGCATCACGGAAACGGGACGCAATCTATATTCGAGGAAGACCCGAAAGTTCTTTACATCTCCGTTCATCGTTACGACAACGGCAGCTTCTTTCCGAACTCGAAAGCGGCCAATTACACGAGCGTCGGTTTAAACGCGGGCGAAAGATTCAACGTAAACATACCGTGGAACAAG AAAGGAATGGGAGATGCGGAATATATAGCTGCTTTCCAGCAAGTCGTGATGCCCATCGCTTATCAATTTAATCCAGAGCTAGTCTTGATTTCTGCTGGATTCGATGCTTGCATAGGCGATCCACTCGGAG GCTGCCAAGTGAGTCCGGAGCTCTACGGCCATTTAACTCACTGGCTCTCATCTCTGGCTAACGGTCGCGTAATCCTCAGTCTTGAGGGAGGCTATAACATCAATTCCATCTCCCACGCTATGACCATGTGCACCAAGAGTCTGCTGGGCGATCCTCTGCCTGTGCTGGATCCTGGTCTGATCCCGTGCACTAGTGCAATCAATTCCATTAACAACGTGTTGAAGACTCATAAGAGATTCTGGCCCAATCTGCAATATGGAATGTCCTTGccgaaagaaaatatacttcCCAAACTTAAGACAGCCAATAAACTTGAAGAGCAAGGAAGAAACGTGGAGAAGCAGAAACGCACCGAATCGAAGATCGCTTTGGAAGTAATCGAAAGTGAGAAACTGGAGTTGAATTTGGCGATCGATAAGAACTGCCTGAATCTCGTGACGGACGAGGAGATTTTGAAGCTGACGAACGAAGTGgagaacattaaaattaagaattccGAACTGGACGCGGGGAGAAGTGAAGCGGGCGAGATCACGAGGAGTTCGAGAAAGAGCGAGGCGAAAAGTTTGGACG TTTCACAGAGTATACAACAATGCGTAAACGAGTCGAACCAGCCGAGAAGCAGCCAGCAAAGAAGTTCCAGCACACACGAGAGCCGCGATGACGAGGGTGCGGCATCTCTGCAACCTGAAACGCGTTCTACCCTCATGGAATATCTCTCTGACAATCTTCAG GCACTGACGGCAGGGGAAATGTTCGCAGTGATGCCCTTGCGAGACTGTCCGCACTTATTTACAGTCAATGAGGTTCCTTCGGGCGGAATCGACGTGACTGCTCCGTGCATGGAATGCGTCAGTACCGCGGAGAATTGGATCTGCTTACAGTGTTACACTGTGCACTGCGCTCGTAATGTTAATCAGCACGCCATGCAACATGCGGAGGAGTGTGAACATCCCATTACACTCAGCTTCAGCGATATTTCTGTCTGGTGCTACGGTTGTGAGGCGTACATCGATAATCCT CGATTGTACGCTGCAAGAAACGCGGCTCATCAAAGCAAGTTCAATGAGGAGCTTCCTTGGACTTATAGCGAAACTAGCGTAAACGTATCTTAA
- the HDAC6 gene encoding histone deacetylase 6 isoform X3, whose translation MDIYQRALDTYKMMRKETGLVFDRSMAEHECLWDPNYSECPARFTRVLQRCEDLGLVQRCKLIEPRMATESEILTKHSQKQIDILKATDGCADSENLELLSSKYDCVFVHPSTYKLSLLAAGSAINLVESICKGEVQNGMAIVRPPGHHAMESEYCGYCFFNNVAIAATAALNSNLASRILIVDWDVHHGQATQQMFYNDPRVVYFSIHRYEHGEFWPNLRESDFHYVGENLGEGYNFNIPLNKTGMTNADYIAIFQQVLLPMAYEFQPNLVIVSAGYDAALGCPEGEMLVTPACYAHLLSSLLSLAAGKVAVILEGGYCLKSLAEGAALTLRTLLGDPCPILQTLDLPSSSIRDTILNVIYAHRPYWKCYQYQDTHSVNSVTHNKEEIANRHVIIVTYKGSEVKPDKYDTRNCYPVQSTEVFDAMDKKLNDLILFTNLRKAPHKVCIVYDDKMQKHCDISDNTHPEKPVRISSIYKSHEEHGLLERCYLLQGRSATMEELCLVHSKDYIDSIKRTSTLKLKELQKQASDYNSVYLHPDTWSSACISAGSLLQVVDAVLNGESQSGVAIIRPPGHHAEEDTACGFCIFNNVAVAATYAVQFHHLKRVLIVDWDVHHGNGTQSIFEEDPKVLYISVHRYDNGSFFPNSKAANYTSVGLNAGERFNVNIPWNKKGMGDAEYIAAFQQVVMPIAYQFNPELVLISAGFDACIGDPLGGCQVSPELYGHLTHWLSSLANGRVILSLEGGYNINSISHAMTMCTKSLLGDPLPVLDPGLIPCTSAINSINNVLKTHKRFWPNLQYGMSLPKENILPKLKTANKLEEQGRNVEKQKRTESKIALEVIESEKLELNLAIDKNCLNLVTDEEILKLTNEVENIKIKNSELDAGRSEAGEITRSSRKSEAKSLDVSQSIQQCVNESNQPRSSQQRSSSTHESRDDEGAASLQPETRSTLMEYLSDNLQALTAGEMFAVMPLRDCPHLFTVNEVPSGGIDVTAPCMECVSTAENWICLQCYTVHCARNVNQHAMQHAEECEHPITLSFSDISVWCYGCEAYIDNPRLYAARNAAHQSKFNEELPWTYSETSVNVS comes from the exons ATGGACATATACCAGAGAGCACTCGATACGTACAAAATGATGCGAAAGGAAACTGGCCTCGTGTTTGATCGAAGCATGGCAGAACACGAATGCCTTTGGGATCCTAATTATTCCGAGTGCCCAGCCAGATTTACGCGAGTCTTGCAGAGATGCGAAGATTTGGGCCTGGTGCAGCGATGTAAGCTTATCGAGCCAAGAATGGCCACAGAAAGTGAGATCTTGACGAAGCACAGTCAAAAGCAAATTGACATTCTGAAAGCGACCGATGGCTGTGCGGATTCTGAGAACTTGGAGTTGCTGTCCTCCAAATATGATTGTGTTTTTGTTCATCCG TCTACGTACAAATTATCTTTACTGGCTGCGGGCTCGGCGATCAATTTGGTAGAAAGTATTTGTAAAGGCGAAGTGCAAAATGGCATGGCTATCGTCAG GCCACCAGGTCATCATGCAATGGAATCGGAGTACTGCGGTTATTGCTTCTTCAACAATGTAGCTATTGCAGCGACGGCAGCTTTGAATTCTAATTTGGCGagtagaattttaattgtggATTGGGATGTTCATCACGGACAAGCGACGCaacaaatgttttacaatGATCCACG TGTAGTCTATTTTTCGATACATCGTTATGAACATGGCGAATTCTGGCCTAATCTGAGGGAATCTGACTTTCATTACGTTGGAGAGAATCTCGGAGAGggttacaattttaatataccaTTAAATAAAACTGGAATGACGAACGCTGATTACATAGCAATTTTCCAACAAGTTTTATTGCCAATGGCTTACGAA TTTCAACCGAATTTGGTAATTGTGTCAGCTGGTTATGATGCGGCTCTGGGTTGTCCAGAG GGTGAGATGCTGGTAACTCCAGCGTGTTATGCGCATTTACTGTCGTCACTATTGAGTCTGGCAGCTGGAAAAGTCGCCGTGATTTTAGAG GGTGGTTATTGCCTGAAATCTTTAGCAGAAGGTGCAGCTTTGACCTTAAGAACTTTATTGGGCGATCCGTGTCCCATTTTACAAACACTTGATTTACCATCATCAAg TATACGGGACACTATTTTGAACGTGATCTATGCACACAGACCGTACTGGAAGTGTTATCAGTATCAAGATACGCATAGTGTCAATAGTGTAACTCACAACAAAGAGGAGATTGCCAATCGACATGTAATTATAGTCACGTACAA AGGCAGTGAAGTTAAACCAGACAAATACGACACTCGAAATTGCTATCCTGTACAGAGCACGGAGGTTTTCGATGCCATGGACAAAAAATTGAACGACCTGATACTAt ttACAAACTTGCGCAAAGCGCCGCATAAAGTGTGCATTGTCTACGATGATAAAATGCAGAAGCATTGCGACATTTCTGACAACACACATCCAGAGAAACCAGTTCGCATCTCCAGCATTTATAAGAGTCATGAAGAGCATGGCTTGCTGGAACGATGTTATTTGCTACAA gGAAGAAGCGCAACAATGGAAGAATTGTGCTTGGTTCATTCGAAGGATTACATCGACAGTATCAAGAGAACATCAACTTTAAAACTCAAGGAGTTACAGAAACAAGCATCGGACTACAATTCCGTGTATCTTCACCCTGATACATGGTCGAGCGCTTGCATATCTGCTGGCTCTCTTTTGCAAGTGGTGGACGCAGTTTTGAATGGGGAAAGTCAATCCGGAGTGGCCATCATAAGGCCGCCTGGTCACCATGCCGAAGAAGACACTGCGTGtggattttgtattttcaataacGTGGCGGTGGCTGCAACTTACGCTGTACAATTTCATCATCTAAAGAG GGTACTGATAGTAGACTGGGACGTGCATCACGGAAACGGGACGCAATCTATATTCGAGGAAGACCCGAAAGTTCTTTACATCTCCGTTCATCGTTACGACAACGGCAGCTTCTTTCCGAACTCGAAAGCGGCCAATTACACGAGCGTCGGTTTAAACGCGGGCGAAAGATTCAACGTAAACATACCGTGGAACAAG AAAGGAATGGGAGATGCGGAATATATAGCTGCTTTCCAGCAAGTCGTGATGCCCATCGCTTATCAATTTAATCCAGAGCTAGTCTTGATTTCTGCTGGATTCGATGCTTGCATAGGCGATCCACTCGGAG GCTGCCAAGTGAGTCCGGAGCTCTACGGCCATTTAACTCACTGGCTCTCATCTCTGGCTAACGGTCGCGTAATCCTCAGTCTTGAGGGAGGCTATAACATCAATTCCATCTCCCACGCTATGACCATGTGCACCAAGAGTCTGCTGGGCGATCCTCTGCCTGTGCTGGATCCTGGTCTGATCCCGTGCACTAGTGCAATCAATTCCATTAACAACGTGTTGAAGACTCATAAGAGATTCTGGCCCAATCTGCAATATGGAATGTCCTTGccgaaagaaaatatacttcCCAAACTTAAGACAGCCAATAAACTTGAAGAGCAAGGAAGAAACGTGGAGAAGCAGAAACGCACCGAATCGAAGATCGCTTTGGAAGTAATCGAAAGTGAGAAACTGGAGTTGAATTTGGCGATCGATAAGAACTGCCTGAATCTCGTGACGGACGAGGAGATTTTGAAGCTGACGAACGAAGTGgagaacattaaaattaagaattccGAACTGGACGCGGGGAGAAGTGAAGCGGGCGAGATCACGAGGAGTTCGAGAAAGAGCGAGGCGAAAAGTTTGGACG TTTCACAGAGTATACAACAATGCGTAAACGAGTCGAACCAGCCGAGAAGCAGCCAGCAAAGAAGTTCCAGCACACACGAGAGCCGCGATGACGAGGGTGCGGCATCTCTGCAACCTGAAACGCGTTCTACCCTCATGGAATATCTCTCTGACAATCTTCAG GCACTGACGGCAGGGGAAATGTTCGCAGTGATGCCCTTGCGAGACTGTCCGCACTTATTTACAGTCAATGAGGTTCCTTCGGGCGGAATCGACGTGACTGCTCCGTGCATGGAATGCGTCAGTACCGCGGAGAATTGGATCTGCTTACAGTGTTACACTGTGCACTGCGCTCGTAATGTTAATCAGCACGCCATGCAACATGCGGAGGAGTGTGAACATCCCATTACACTCAGCTTCAGCGATATTTCTGTCTGGTGCTACGGTTGTGAGGCGTACATCGATAATCCT CGATTGTACGCTGCAAGAAACGCGGCTCATCAAAGCAAGTTCAATGAGGAGCTTCCTTGGACTTATAGCGAAACTAGCGTAAACGTATCTTAA